The DNA sequence ACGGTCGCCCAGAAGCCGCGTCCCTTGGCGTTCGCGGCAGCTTCGTCCTCGCTGTGGCCCTTTTTCAGGAAGTGGCTGATCGCCAGGTAGGCGAGATAGAGGGCGCCGAAGGCCCGCAGCCACCAGTACTCCAGCACGTAGGAGGCCAGCAGCACGCCCAGAATCCGCAGCACGACCGCGCCGCCGATGCCGTAGGCCAGCGCCTTGCGCTGAAGGTCTCCGGCGAGGTGCCGCACCATCACCGCCAGGACCAGGGCGTTGTCTGCCGAGAGCAGGCCCTCCAGCAGGACCAGGGTGCCGAGAATCGCCCAGGTCTCGGCATTCAGGGGGGGCATTTCGAGGTTGAACATAAACATGGCAGTCTAGCCGCCCGGTGGGGGGAAAAAGTGGGCGGCGCCCCCGCGCCCCGCCTAGCGCACAATCTGCCCGGCCCCGTCCAGCGCCGGGTAGTCTTCCCCGCGCTCGCGGTAGCCCGGCGCCAGGTCGGGATAGCCCCACTCGAAGGCGAGGCGGGCCAGGTCGGCCTCCTCCAGTTGCGGCGCGTCGTACAGCCCGGCGGCGAGGCGCTGGCGCTGGGCCTCGAAGAGGATGGTCGCGGCGGCCACCGACACGTTGAGGCTCTGGACCATGCCCAACATGGGAATCACGATGTTGGCGTCGGCGGCCCCGGCGGCCTCGTCGGACACGCCCCACTTCTCGGCGCCCAGCAGGACGCAGGTGGGCCGGGTGTAGTCGGGGTCGCGGTAGTCCACGCTGCGCTGCGAGAGGTGGGTGGCGAGCACCTGAAAGCCGTGGCCCTGAAGCGCGCGCACCGCGCCGAGCGTGTCGGCGTGC is a window from the Deinococcus budaensis genome containing:
- the trmH gene encoding tRNA (guanosine(18)-2'-O)-methyltransferase TrmH; amino-acid sequence: MTPERYQKILRVLRRRQPTLTVLMDEVNKPHNLSAIVRTCDAVGVLEAHAVAPRGGPLATFEGQTYGATSGSAHKWVPVRAHADTLGAVRALQGHGFQVLATHLSQRSVDYRDPDYTRPTCVLLGAEKWGVSDEAAGAADANIVIPMLGMVQSLNVSVAAATILFEAQRQRLAAGLYDAPQLEEADLARLAFEWGYPDLAPGYRERGEDYPALDGAGQIVR